The genome window tgaaattaaaaaaaaaaactagttttgaTGTTGTTTAGTTATCTTCTCGCAATACCTCCTGCTCTACATAATCCGTAGTTTTCAAGAAAGCATCAACGTCTTCTGTGACATTCTTCAGTGAGTATAGTTCTCCATTTGATCCCTTATACTTCAGGAAGTCACCTGCATTGATCAGAGCATCCACCATtctaaaatatgaatatttcttgttgtaaaataaaatcagGCTTTACAGTGTTTCCATGAATCTAACGGCTTTATGTTGATAAACTTTCGAATGAAGTTCTTGTCGTGAATCGCCGATTGCTTTCAAGTCTCCGATGCATTTGATAGAGTAGGCGATTCTCTTCAATCCACTATTCGGATCAATTACTACACGGACATGATTGAATAAACGTTCGAGTGTTGATTCACTGAATGTAATACCAACTCCCGATGCTTTTGAATCTCTGAGCAAATAATCCATTTTGTCGACATCATGTCCGTTATAAGAATTGGAGACAACGTCGAAtagaaatgatttttctgGTCCACAGCCAATGATAGCCCATTCATTTTTGACTGTTTCCTCACGCACGTCAGCAGGCAAATCTTTAAATCCGTCCATATCTTGGAAAtcctgaaagaaaaacaattgtcaTCAAATATCCTATTTTGTCAATTACAAACCACTTACAAATGGTTTTCCGCTGATAAGTTCTGTGATAAGCGTAACACTTTTTGCATACTCTTCGTCAGTTTCACCAAGAATGCAAgcaaattcagattttatttcTGGTTTATTCATGATTTTCTTGATGATTAAAATAGACATATCCTCATGCTTGAATCTGCTTCCATTGCGTTTTGCGAATTCTCCATCAAACAGATGAGAGAATGGTCCATGTCCAACATCATGAAGTAGAGCAGCAACTGATGTGCAGATAAGATCAGATTCTGTGATATTTAGTGATGGTTGACTATGTCTGAGCTTATCGACAAGCGCGTAGGCGAGTGAGAAGGTTctggaaacaaaataaattaatttaattagcGTTTCTACGTAATGGTCCTACCCCAGCGAATGCACAAATCTCGAGTGCTCACAATTTGGATACACAAGATAGACGAGTCCAGTCTGTTTCAGATGACGCAGCCGTTGAAATTCCACAGTATCAATTAATTTGTCGATTGGTCTCGGCACTTTGACGGTTCCATAAACATTATCATTGATGATATGCTTCGGTTCTAGGCTTTGCCAGTTCATATtgcagctgaaaaattatagataaAGAAAGTTTG of Caenorhabditis elegans chromosome II contains these proteins:
- the sahd-1 gene encoding Deoxynucleoside triphosphate triphosphohydrolase sahd-1 (Confirmed by transcript evidence); translated protein: MNWQSLEPKHIINDNVYGTVKVPRPIDKLIDTVEFQRLRHLKQTGLVYLVYPNCEHSRFVHSLGTFSLAYALVDKLRHSQPSLNITESDLICTSVAALLHDVGHGPFSHLFDGEFAKRNGSRFKHEDMSILIIKKIMNKPEIKSEFACILGETDEEYAKSVTLITELISGKPFDFQDMDGFKDLPADVREETVKNEWAIIGCGPEKSFLFDVVSNSYNGHDVDKMDYLLRDSKASGVGITFSESTLERLFNHVRVVIDPNSGLKRIAYSIKCIGDLKAIGDSRQELHSKVYQHKAVRFMETLMVDALINAGDFLKYKGSNGELYSLKNVTEDVDAFLKTTDYVEQEILNSQITDPKMIEAQTALLKIQRREIGCKLGYFEMNPENATQLKGNCNNQTGAAEVVKKVGQKMKEILEQMDDTEEMDGKLKDIQFTVMHSVLGRGLDDKTHPIERQIFYDGKPSEHEGKQVVGFYPSEDYVINNCPRMATKWEIFVMGDRSLRKEPLLADRVKRALQLAGESEKFLTPRKRSPQDSPDEVSSSCSTAKRRLEFGSS
- the sahd-1 gene encoding Deoxynucleoside triphosphate triphosphohydrolase sahd-1 (Confirmed by transcript evidence); protein product: MYHFKIETNTTTSLKGPRYRSASVMDSGQPWFPKIHTKEVRRRLSSLNIATPSSSPCNMNWQSLEPKHIINDNVYGTVKVPRPIDKLIDTVEFQRLRHLKQTGLVYLVYPNCEHSRFVHSLGTFSLAYALVDKLRHSQPSLNITESDLICTSVAALLHDVGHGPFSHLFDGEFAKRNGSRFKHEDMSILIIKKIMNKPEIKSEFACILGETDEEYAKSVTLITELISGKPFDFQDMDGFKDLPADVREETVKNEWAIIGCGPEKSFLFDVVSNSYNGHDVDKMDYLLRDSKASGVGITFSESTLERLFNHVRVVIDPNSGLKRIAYSIKCIGDLKAIGDSRQELHSKVYQHKAVRFMETLMVDALINAGDFLKYKGSNGELYSLKNVTEDVDAFLKTTDYVEQEILNSQITDPKMIEAQTALLKIQRREIGCKLGYFEMNPENATQLKGNCNNQTGAAEVVKKVGQKMKEILEQMDDTEEMDGKLKDIQFTVMHSVLGRGLDDKTHPIERQIFYDGKPSEHEGKQVVGFYPSEDYVINNCPRMATKWEIFVMGDRSLRKEPLLADRVKRALQLAGESEKFLTPRKRSPQDSPDEVSSSCSTAKRRLEFGSS
- the sahd-1 gene encoding Deoxynucleoside triphosphate triphosphohydrolase sahd-1 (Partially confirmed by transcript evidence), which translates into the protein MSIHFQFSSFPRLKPQKYCDCYHSPSIIDSKLKIIMPLQTSCSLLTFSCNMNWQSLEPKHIINDNVYGTVKVPRPIDKLIDTVEFQRLRHLKQTGLVYLVYPNCEHSRFVHSLGTFSLAYALVDKLRHSQPSLNITESDLICTSVAALLHDVGHGPFSHLFDGEFAKRNGSRFKHEDMSILIIKKIMNKPEIKSEFACILGETDEEYAKSVTLITELISGKPFDFQDMDGFKDLPADVREETVKNEWAIIGCGPEKSFLFDVVSNSYNGHDVDKMDYLLRDSKASGVGITFSESTLERLFNHVRVVIDPNSGLKRIAYSIKCIGDLKAIGDSRQELHSKVYQHKAVRFMETLMVDALINAGDFLKYKGSNGELYSLKNVTEDVDAFLKTTDYVEQEILNSQITDPKMIEAQTALLKIQRREIGCKLGYFEMNPENATQLKGNCNNQTGAAEVVKKVGQKMKEILEQMDDTEEMDGKLKDIQFTVMHSVLGRGLDDKTHPIERQIFYDGKPSEHEGKQVVGFYPSEDYVINNCPRMATKWEIFVMGDRSLRKEPLLADRVKRALQLAGESEKFLTPRKRSPQDSPDEVSSSCSTAKRRLEFGSS
- the sahd-1 gene encoding Deoxynucleoside triphosphate triphosphohydrolase sahd-1 (Confirmed by transcript evidence), with translation MDSGQPWFPKIHTKEVRRRLSSLNIATPSSSPCNMNWQSLEPKHIINDNVYGTVKVPRPIDKLIDTVEFQRLRHLKQTGLVYLVYPNCEHSRFVHSLGTFSLAYALVDKLRHSQPSLNITESDLICTSVAALLHDVGHGPFSHLFDGEFAKRNGSRFKHEDMSILIIKKIMNKPEIKSEFACILGETDEEYAKSVTLITELISGKPFDFQDMDGFKDLPADVREETVKNEWAIIGCGPEKSFLFDVVSNSYNGHDVDKMDYLLRDSKASGVGITFSESTLERLFNHVRVVIDPNSGLKRIAYSIKCIGDLKAIGDSRQELHSKVYQHKAVRFMETLMVDALINAGDFLKYKGSNGELYSLKNVTEDVDAFLKTTDYVEQEILNSQITDPKMIEAQTALLKIQRREIGCKLGYFEMNPENATQLKGNCNNQTGAAEVVKKVGQKMKEILEQMDDTEEMDGKLKDIQFTVMHSVLGRGLDDKTHPIERQIFYDGKPSEHEGKQVVGFYPSEDYVINNCPRMATKWEIFVMGDRSLRKEPLLADRVKRALQLAGESEKFLTPRKRSPQDSPDEVSSSCSTAKRRLEFGSS
- the sahd-1 gene encoding Deoxynucleoside triphosphate triphosphohydrolase sahd-1 (Confirmed by transcript evidence), which codes for MSFISLRRGFHMFRESWRHCNMNWQSLEPKHIINDNVYGTVKVPRPIDKLIDTVEFQRLRHLKQTGLVYLVYPNCEHSRFVHSLGTFSLAYALVDKLRHSQPSLNITESDLICTSVAALLHDVGHGPFSHLFDGEFAKRNGSRFKHEDMSILIIKKIMNKPEIKSEFACILGETDEEYAKSVTLITELISGKPFDFQDMDGFKDLPADVREETVKNEWAIIGCGPEKSFLFDVVSNSYNGHDVDKMDYLLRDSKASGVGITFSESTLERLFNHVRVVIDPNSGLKRIAYSIKCIGDLKAIGDSRQELHSKVYQHKAVRFMETLMVDALINAGDFLKYKGSNGELYSLKNVTEDVDAFLKTTDYVEQEILNSQITDPKMIEAQTALLKIQRREIGCKLGYFEMNPENATQLKGNCNNQTGAAEVVKKVGQKMKEILEQMDDTEEMDGKLKDIQFTVMHSVLGRGLDDKTHPIERQIFYDGKPSEHEGKQVVGFYPSEDYVINNCPRMATKWEIFVMGDRSLRKEPLLADRVKRALQLAGESEKFLTPRKRSPQDSPDEVSSSCSTAKRRLEFGSS